The proteins below are encoded in one region of Cherax quadricarinatus isolate ZL_2023a chromosome 29, ASM3850222v1, whole genome shotgun sequence:
- the LOC128690448 gene encoding facilitated trehalose transporter Tret1-2 homolog produces the protein MGLLMVSILGFCKLDWRQMGFVCCGVSGIPFFCLIFLPNSPRWLVTQGRLSEAQKALVFFGGKHYDSEPELQDITQQVSNVDKKLDSSWQQMLLLFEQPTVRMFLLFTVLNLFTGMNGCFAIMSYSVPIFQAVDFTLDPYISAIIFYGVRIFGNFVHLFVIDRLGRKPLIIVSYSLCSLCMATYGVYFYMHKTGYVSDMGWIPLTATMIFIFFFGTGFPALLILSGELLPLTCRSIGNSVFSLLLAFGNFISAYIYPMTVEAIGEHGTFWLFSGASAVVTIISVVALTETRGRSLEEITGNHINNWYQTTKL, from the coding sequence ATGGGACTTCTAATGGTGTCTATTCTAGGATTTTGCAAGCTCGACTGGCGACAAATGGGCTTCGTTTGTTGCGGAGTGTCTGGAATTCCTTTCTTTTGCCTCATCTTCCTGCCTAACTCCCCCCGTTGGCTCGTCACTCAAGGTCGTCTTAGCGAAGCTCAGAAAGCTCTTGTTTTTTTCGGAGGTAAACATTATGACTCTGAGCCAGAATTACAGGATATCACACAACAAGTTAGCAATGTAGATAAGAAACTAGACAGTTCTTGGCAAcaaatgctgctgctgtttgaaCAACCAACTGTTCGCATGTTCTTGTTATTCACTGTTTTAAATCTCTTCACAGGTATGAATGGATGCTTTGCAATAATGTCATATTCAGTGCCCATTTTTCAGGCAGTGGACTTCACCCTTGACCCATATATCAGTGCCATCATATTTTACGGTGTGAGGATTTTTGGAAATTTTGTTCATCTTTTTGTAATTGACCGTCTGGGGCGCAAACCACTGATCATAGTTTCTTATTCTTTGTGCTCGTTGTGTATGGCTACTTATGGTGTATACTTTTACATGCATAAGACAGGATATGTTAGTGATATGGGATGGATACCTCTTACAGCAACAAtgatatttatcttctttttcggcaCTGGCTTTCCTGCTTTATTAATACTGAGTGGGGAGCTTCTGCCTTTAACATGTCGATCTATTGGAaattcagtgttttccttattaTTAGCGTTTGGAAactttatatcagcttatatctATCCCATGACAGTAGAAGCAATTGGTGAACACGGGACTTTCTGGCTCTTCAGTGGTGCTAGTGCAGTTGTAACCATTATCAGTGTTGTTGCTCTTACAGAGACTCGTGGACGCTCACTGGAAGAGATCACGGGAAATCACATTAACAACTGGTATCAAACAACAAAACTCTga